One Felis catus isolate Fca126 chromosome D3, F.catus_Fca126_mat1.0, whole genome shotgun sequence DNA segment encodes these proteins:
- the YPEL1 gene encoding protein yippee-like 1 isoform X1, protein MVKMTKSKTFQAYLPNCHRTYSCVHCRAHLANHDELISKSFQGSQGRAYLFNSVVNVGCGPAEERVLLTGLHAVADIYCENCKTTLGWKYALGWICSPEWPGHALGQVHVVTGCSWRDGPMDNSPKVCPLEQDCQAHVHKPPSASASSPLSSVSV, encoded by the exons ATGGTGAAGATGACAAAATCCAAAACTTTCCAAGCTTATCTGCCAAACTGTCACCGAACGTACAGCTGTGTCCACTGCAGAGCCCACCTGGCCAATCATGATGAGCTGATCTCTAAG TCTTTTCAGGGAAGTCAGGGACGAGCCTACCTCTTCAATTCTGT GGTGAACGTGGGCTGTGGCCCCGCTGAGGAGAGGGTCCTTCTTACTGGCCTGCACGCGGTCGCAGACATCTACTGTGAAAACTGCAAAACCACGCTCGGGTGGAAATAT GCTCTTGGGTGGATCTGCAGCCCAGAGTGGCCTGGCCATGCCTTGGGCCAGGTGCATGTGGTCACTGGGTGCAGCTGGAGGGACGGACCAATGGACAACAGCCCGAAGGTTTGCCCCTTGGAGCAGGACTGTCAAGCTCACGTGCACAAGCCTCCTTCAGCCTCTGCGTCCAGCCCTCTGTCCTCTGTGTCCGTGTGA
- the YPEL1 gene encoding protein yippee-like 1 isoform X2, with product MVKMTKSKTFQAYLPNCHRTYSCVHCRAHLANHDELISKSFQGSQGRAYLFNSVVNVGCGPAEERVLLTGLHAVADIYCENCKTTLGWKYEHAFESSQKYKEGKFIIELAHMIKDNGWE from the exons ATGGTGAAGATGACAAAATCCAAAACTTTCCAAGCTTATCTGCCAAACTGTCACCGAACGTACAGCTGTGTCCACTGCAGAGCCCACCTGGCCAATCATGATGAGCTGATCTCTAAG TCTTTTCAGGGAAGTCAGGGACGAGCCTACCTCTTCAATTCTGT GGTGAACGTGGGCTGTGGCCCCGCTGAGGAGAGGGTCCTTCTTACTGGCCTGCACGCGGTCGCAGACATCTACTGTGAAAACTGCAAAACCACGCTCGGGTGGAAATAT gaacATGCCTTTGAGAGCAGTCAGAAATATAAGGAAGGAAAATTTATTATTGAGCTTGCCCACATGATCAAAGACAATGGTTGGGAGTAA